From a region of the Betta splendens chromosome 5, fBetSpl5.4, whole genome shotgun sequence genome:
- the rad54l2 gene encoding helicase ARIP4: MSEEAVSESDLEPSLNSEEEYFENEEEEDNEDMDDDEDENDGDDEDDSVDRPGSAQSRSETAQDGRDSASSTSREPSSEPRSQPGSCPSSRAPSRPASRSQPPSPENSSQGKTPSSKTKKQKATKLTKTPKSKGTKPPKPSKPAHMRKNIRKLLKEDQLEAGTKAAQQEEMERRKRLEQQRKDFPTSTQGITDSHLVSTVDSASLLGEVSHLVPGLLSKQDVICLDSSGDEDEKVEPKLPALAMRDDIIELSSGDEDALQISSESAEEDADGSAGSEESSGAHINDAMNLPDAEGRVLVNINHPAEEKDVYLAPQLARAVKPHQVGGIRFLYDNLIESLERYKNSSGFGCILAHSMGLGKTLQVISFIDILLRNTEAHTVLAIVPVNTLQNWLTEFNLWLPPQEALPPDTDPAFATGRTFKVHILNDEHKTTLARAKVVEDWSRDGGVLLMGYEMYRLLSMKKSFVMGKKRKSKKPAGPIIIDLDEEDRQQELMKGIEKAIARPGPDVVICDEGHRIKNYHASTSQALKNIRSRRRVVLTGYPLQNNLIEYWCMVDFVRPDFLGTRQEFSNMFERPILNGQCVDSTPQDVRLMRYRSHVLHSLLEGFVQRRGHDVLRDQLPTKEEHVILVRLSPIQRALYTEFMKRFREAGNTGWLGLNPLKAFCVCCKIWNHPDVLYEALQKENQANEQDLDLDDITSASNPHCPTPGAGIKVKVADTSNSKVNLPQLNPSQDKANQVITYEWAKDIMSNYRTGVLENSAKMVLLFYLIDESVRRGDKILIFSQSLSTLSVIEDFLSKRPIPTPGITSSDTQSQNWVRNINYYRLDGSTSASERERLINQFNDPENNSTLVFLLSTRAGCLGVNLIGANRVVVFDASWNPCHDAQAVCRVYRYGQRKPCYIYRLVCDFTLEKKIYDRQVSKQGMSDRVVDDLNPVLNFTRKEVESLLHYVEEEPDAEKLSLEARDKFEGVIYQACQLYPHLITKHPFRHESLLVDRKESKLTKAEKRAAKKSYEDEKRASVPYSRPSYAPYYPSSDQTLTNIPAFTQRGWRPMSRLDDKPVASVRPIQSTPIPMMPRQVGMGMAGSSSAGSLPVNFLQKAGVYVQRIVTTTDIVIPGVNSSTDVQARISAGESVHVIRGSKGTYIRTNDGRIFAIRSGKISRPAGGGSAALRDAHSSGIHAVSNGCSSPVDQQQRSPNGEQRSSSPLSSEIIRELSRYTSSTGDDATGVGIEAPSSRDDSALPVGDGDSSQNSQTGELSRQLNTDLLSSALEMRGTKRKNSESQVNAQTGGKHSSAATCFPGLSMGSSGLNFPPMGLNSTSLLGNLRHMNHPLLMTGTGGSSFLQTPGQNLTDLQTMFPSAASDLLRQSATGNGHLPTPSSSSLSTVFSSSSTTIPMSSTPSAVTAASLASGSLPPYLMNPNVAGLLSSGFPLNYSQSLLSEPRMFPSPLLSGSRGFPAPNSSSSTSSFLSHYNNPTSSLLGAALTEPDRHQSTENGGSSSDDDDDDVIEVTGQ; the protein is encoded by the exons ATGTCTGAAGAGGCAGTTTCAGAAAGTGACCTGGAGCCCAGCCTTAACAGTGAAGAAGAGTATTTTgaaaatgaggaagaggaagataaTGAAGACATGGACGACGATGAGGATGAAAATGATGGTGACGATGAAGATGATAGTGTTG ATCGACCTGGCAGTGcccagagcaggtcagaaaCAGCTCAGGATGGCAGGGACTCTGCCTCATCTACCTCCAGAGAGCCTTCCTCTGAGCCTCGATCTCAGCCAGGATCCTGCCCATCTTCCAGGGCTCCCTCTAGACCTGCCTCACGCTCTCAGCCTCCCAGCCCCGAAAACTCAAGCCAGGGCAAGACGCCTTCCAgcaaaaccaagaaacaaaaagcCACTAAATTAACCAAAACCCCCAAGTCAAAAGGCACCAAACCTCCTAAGCCATCCAAGCCTGCACACATGAGGAAAAATATCAG AAAGTTGCTCAAAGAGGATCAGCTTGAGGCTGGGACCAAGGctgctcagcaggaggagatggagaggcgAAAACGGctagagcagcagaggaaggactTTCCTACATCCACCCAAGGCATCACTGACTCTCATCTAG TGTCAACAGTGGACAGTGCGTCCCTTTTGGGTGAAGTATCTCACTTGGTCCCTGGTCTCTTAAGTAAGCAAGATGTGATCTGTCTGGACAGCAGTGGTGATGAAGATGAAAAGGTGGAACCCAAATTGCCTGCACTTGCAATGAGAGATG ATATAATTGAGCTCAGTTCTGGGGATGAGGACGCCCTGCAGATAAGCAGTGAGTCGGCTGAAGAGGACGCTGATGGCAGCGCTGGCTCAGAAGAGAGCAGTGGGGCACACATTAATGATGCTATGAACCTACCTGATGCTGAGGGTCGAGTGCTTGTTAATATCAATCACCCTGCTGAGGAAAAAGATGTTTATCTTGCTCCACAGCTGGCCAGAGCTGTAAAACCTCACCAG GTTGGGGGAATCCGGTTCCTCTATGATAACCTAATTGAATCTCTGGAGAGGTATAAGAATAGCAGTGGTTTTGGCTGCATCCTTGCACACAGCATGGGGTTGGGCAAGACACTGCAGGTTATCTCCTTTATTGACATCCTGCTGAGGAACACTGAGGCTCACACTGTACTGGCAATTGTTCCT GTGAACACTCTTCAGAACTGGCTGACAGAGTTTAACCTCTGGCTTCCACCACAAGAAGCCCTACCCCCCGACACTGACCCTGCGTTTGCCACTGGCCGGACGTTTAAAGTTCACATTCTCAATGATGAACACAA AACGACGCTGGCTAGGGCCAAGGTTGTCGAGGACTGGTCAAGAGATGGAGGTGTATTGTTGATGGGGTACGAAATGTACCGCTTGTTGTCCATGAAGAAGAGCTTTGTTATGGGCAAAAAGAGGAAATCAAAGAAGCCTGCAGGACCAATCATCATTGACCTGGACGAAGAAGACCGACAGCAGGAACTCATGAAAG GTATAGAAAAGGCCATTGCTCGCCCTGGCCCAGATGTGGTGATCTGTGATGAGGGCCATCGCATTAAGAACTACCACGCCAGCACATCACAGGCCCTGAAGAACATTCGCTCTCGCCGCAGAGTAGTTCTGACAGGGTACCCATTGCAGAACAACCTCATTGAGTACTGGTGCATGGTGGATTTTGTCAGGCCTGACTTTTTAGGCACACGCCAAGAGTTCAGTAACATGTTCGAGCGTCCCATTTTGAATGGTCAGTGTGTGGACAGCACACCTCAAGATGTTCGTCTCATGCGCTACCGCAGTCATGTGCTGCACAGCTTACTGGAGGGCTTTGTTCAGAG ACGGGGTCATGATGTGCTACGAGACCAGCTTCCCACCAAGGAAGAGCATGTTATCTTGGTGCGTCTCTCTCCCATTCAGAGGGCACTGTACACTGAGTTTATGAAACGCTTCCGGGAAGCAGGAAATACTGGTTGGCTTGGTCTTAACCCGCTCAAAGCTTTCTGTGTATGCTGCAAG ATCTGGAACCATCCAGACGTCCTTTATGAAGCCCTGCAGAAGGAGAATCAGGCCAACGAGCAGGACCTGGACCTTGATGACATAACTTCAGCTAGCAACCCCCACTGTCCCACACCTGGAGCTGGCATCAAAGTCAAAGTAGCTGACACAAGCAACAGCAAAGTGAACCTGCCACAACTCAATCCTTCCCAAGATAAAGCCAACCAAGTCATTACATACGAATGG GCAAAGGACATAATGTCAAACTATCGAACAGGAGTTCTGGAGAATTCTGCAAAGATGGTTCTGCTCTTTTATTTGATTGACGAGAGTGTAAGAAGAGGGGATAAGATTTTAATCTTTAG TCAAAGCTTGTCCACCCTGTCTGTCATTGAGGACTTCTTATCAAAGAGACCAATACCGACACCAGGTATCACCTCCTCAGATACCCAGAGCCAAAACTGGGTTCGGAACATCAATTACTATA gACTGGATGGGAGCACATCTGCCTCAGAAAGAGAGCGACTTATCAATCAGTTTAACGACCCAGAGAACAATTCAACATTGGTCTTTCTCCTCTCTACAAG AGCTGGCTGTTTGGGTGTGAACTTAATTGGGGCCAATCGCGTTGTTGTGTTCGATGCTTCCTGGAATCCATGTCACGATGCCCAAGCCGTGTGTAGAGTGTACCGGTATGGTCAAAGGAAACCCTGCTATATTTACCGCCTTGTTTGTGATTTCACCTTGGAGAAGAAGATCTATGACAGACAGGTCTCCAAACAGGGCATGTCTG ACCGTGTGGTTGATGACCTGAACCCAGTTCTAAACTTTACACGCAAAGAAGTGGAGTCTCTGCTGCACTATGTAGAGGAGGAGCCTGACGCTGAAAAACTGTCTCTGGAAGCCAGAGACAAATTTGAGGGAGTCATATACCAAGCCTGTCAACTTTACCCACATCTCATTACCAAG CACCCTTTCCGTCATGAGTCTTTGCTAGTGGATCGGAAGGAGTCCAAGCTGAccaaagcagagaaaagagctGCCAAAAAGAGCTATGAGGATGAGAAACGAGCATCTGTGCCCTATTCTCGCCCTTCATATGCCCCCTACTATCCATCCAGTGATCAGACGTTGACAAACATACCAGCATTTACCCAGCGCGGCTG GCGCCCCATGTCACGTTTGGATGACAAGCCTGTAGCAAGCGTCAGGCCCATCCAGTCAACTCCAATCCCAATGATGCCTCGCCAGGTTGGCATGGGTATGGctggctccagctctgctggCAGCCTGCCTGTCAACTTTCTCCAAAAAGCTGGAGTCTATGTGCAGAGAATTGTCACCACAACAG ATATAGTCATCCCAGGGGTCAACAGCTCAACAGACGTTCAAGCTCGAATTAGTGCAGGAGAAAGCGTCCATGTTATCAGAGGATCAAAAG GTACCTACATCAGGACAAATGATGGCAGAATTTTTGCGATTCGATCTGGAAAAATCAGTAgaccagcaggaggaggctcTGCTGCTTTAAGAG ATGCCCACAGTTCTGGGATCCATGCAGTCAGTAATGGCTGCTCATCTCCTGTGGATCAGCAGCAGCGCTCTCCCAATGGAGAGCAACGTTCCTCCTCTCCGTTAAGCTCTGAGATTATAAGAGAACTCAGCCGCTACACTTCATCCACAGGTGATGATGCCACTGGCGTGGGAATTGAAGCACCATCATCTCGAGATGATTCAGCTTTACCAGTAGGGGATGGAGACAGTTCACAAAACAGTCAGACTGGAGAACTCAGCAGACAGCTCAATACTGACCTGCTGAGTTCAGCTTTAGAGATGCGCGGCACCAAACGAAAGAATAGCGAGAGCCAGGTTAACGCACAGACAGGAGGCAAACACTCTtctgctgcaacatgtttcccTGGACTGTCCATGGGCTCATCTGGACTCAATTTCCCTCCCATGGGGCTGAACTCTACTTCCCTACTGGGGAACCTAAGGCACATGAATCACCCACTTCTGATGACTGGTACTGGTGGATCATCATTCCTTCAGACACCTGGACAAAATCTGACTGACCTACAGACCATgtttccttctgcagcctcAGACTTACTAAGACAGTCTGCCACTGGGAATGGACACCTtcccactccctcctcctcctctctgtccactgttttctcctcctcttctaccACCATTCCTATGTCATCGACACCCTCGGCCGTGACCGCTGCCTCTCTGGCATCAGGTTCTCTGCCTCCATACTTGATGAACCCTAATGTGGCTGGCCTGCTTTCATCAGGTTTTCCTCTCAACTACAGCCAGTCGCTGCTCTCTGAGCCTAGGATGTTCCCCAGCCCTCTTCTGTCTGGGTCGCGGGGATTCCCTGCACCTAACTCCAGCTCATCTACATCGAGCTTCCTCTCACATTACAATAATCCAACCTCTAGCCTCTTGGGGGCAGCTCTGACTGAGCCGGACAGACATCAGAGCACAGAGAACGGGGGCAGTagttcagatgatgatgatgatgatgttataGAAGTGACAGGGCAGTAG
- the LOC114855231 gene encoding transmembrane reductase CYB561D2 isoform X1, with product MGHIKESESESGFYSCTRATSAVLAHLVCIIFTVCVALLSHPGSSLFSWHPFCMTLAFFFMTEAILVFSPHGSLIKSFSHKAKGCVHWILQGLCVSCAVLGLAAISYNKHLNAKAHFTSWHGLLGLLTVCVLGLQSLAAMPLIYHSLAKGWSLAKLKRYHSASGLVTYILCSVSLILGLCSAWFTASVKEYTWYLSALCPALSVLAIMNQVTSAYMAKKRLQY from the exons ATGGGTCACATTAAAGAGTCGGAGTCCGAGTCTGGGTTCTACAGTTGTACCAGAGCAACGTCGGCGGTGCTGGCCCACCTTGTCTGCATTATTTTCACCGTTTGCGTCGCTCTTCTGTCTCATCCTGGCTCCA gcTTGTTTTCCTGGCACCCCTTCTGTATGACTCTAGCT tTTTTCTTCATGACAGAAGCCATACTCGTTTTCTCACCCCATGGCTCCCTCATCAAAAGCTTTTCGCACAAGGCCAAAGGATGCGTTCACTGGATCCTGcagggcctgtgtgtgtcctgtgcagTCCTGGGCCTGGCAGCCATCTCATATAACAAACACCTGAACGCCAAAGCCCACTTCACCTCGTGGCACGGTCTGCTGGGCctgctcactgtgtgtgtgctggggttGCAGTCGCTGGCAGCTATGCCCCTCATCTATCATTCCCTGGCAAAAGGCTGGTCGCTGGCCAAACTCAAGCGTTACCATTCGGCCTCCGGTCTTGTCACCTACATTCTCTGCAGCGTCAGCCTGATCCTcggcctctgctctgcctggTTCACTGCCTCCGTCAAAGAATACACCTGGTACCTGTCAGCACTCTGCCCTGCTCTCAGTGTCCTCGCTATAATGAACCAAGTCACCAGCGCATACATGGCGAAAAAACGGCTCCAGTACTGA
- the LOC114855231 gene encoding transmembrane reductase CYB561D2 isoform X2, with protein sequence MTEAILVFSPHGSLIKSFSHKAKGCVHWILQGLCVSCAVLGLAAISYNKHLNAKAHFTSWHGLLGLLTVCVLGLQSLAAMPLIYHSLAKGWSLAKLKRYHSASGLVTYILCSVSLILGLCSAWFTASVKEYTWYLSALCPALSVLAIMNQVTSAYMAKKRLQY encoded by the coding sequence ATGACAGAAGCCATACTCGTTTTCTCACCCCATGGCTCCCTCATCAAAAGCTTTTCGCACAAGGCCAAAGGATGCGTTCACTGGATCCTGcagggcctgtgtgtgtcctgtgcagTCCTGGGCCTGGCAGCCATCTCATATAACAAACACCTGAACGCCAAAGCCCACTTCACCTCGTGGCACGGTCTGCTGGGCctgctcactgtgtgtgtgctggggttGCAGTCGCTGGCAGCTATGCCCCTCATCTATCATTCCCTGGCAAAAGGCTGGTCGCTGGCCAAACTCAAGCGTTACCATTCGGCCTCCGGTCTTGTCACCTACATTCTCTGCAGCGTCAGCCTGATCCTcggcctctgctctgcctggTTCACTGCCTCCGTCAAAGAATACACCTGGTACCTGTCAGCACTCTGCCCTGCTCTCAGTGTCCTCGCTATAATGAACCAAGTCACCAGCGCATACATGGCGAAAAAACGGCTCCAGTACTGA